Genomic DNA from Brenneria izadpanahii:
CCATTGACGGCGCCGGGCCGGTGCGCCGTTTTTTCAATCTGGTGCTGCCGCTTATCTCTCCGGTAAGTTTTTTCCTGCTGGTGGTCAATCTGGTGTACGCCTTTTTCGACACCTTCCCCATTATTGACGCCGCCACCGCCGGCGGTCCGGTACAGGCCACCACCACGCTGATTTATAAGATTTACCGGGAAGGTTTTGCCGGTCTGGACCTTTCCAGTTCCGCGGCTCAGTCGGTGGTGCTGATGCTATTGGTTATCGCATTGACGGTGATTCAGTTCCGCTTTGTCGAACGGAGGGTGAACTACCAATGATCGAAAATCGCCGCGGACTGGATATTTTCAGCCATCTAATGCTGGTGGTCGGCATCATCGCCGTACTCTTCCCGCTGTATGTCGCCATCGTCACCGCCACGCTGGATAACGAGCAGGTGTTTCAGACGCCGATGACGCTGATACCCGGCACCCACCTGTGGGAGAATCTGCGCCATATCTGGCAACACGGCGTGGCGAATAACGCCGCGCCCTTTGGGCTGATGCTGTTTAACAGTTTCGTCATGGCGCTGGCGATCACGCTGGGCAAAATCACGGTGTCCATATTATCCGCCTACGCCATCGTCTATTTTCGCTTTCCGTTCCGCAATCTGTTTTTCTGGATGATCTTTCTCACGCTGATGCTGCCGGTAGAGGTGCGCATCTTTCCCACGGTGGAAGTCATTTCCCAATTGCACATGATAGACAGCTACGCCGGACTAACGTTTCCGTTGATGGCATCGGCGACGGCAACCTTTCTGTTCCGGCAGTTTTTTATGACGCTGCCGAGCGAGCTGCTGGAAGCATCGCGCATTGACGGCGCCGGCCCGATGCGTTTCTTCTTCGATATCGTTCTACCGCTGTCGAAAACCAATCTGGCGGCGCTGTTCGTCATCACCTTTATCTACGGCTGGAACCAGTATCTGTGGCCGCTGCTGATCATCAGCGATGCGAACCTGGGGACGGCGGTGGCCGGGATCAAAAGTATGATCGCCTCCGGCGATGTCGCCACCCAATGGAATCAGGTTATGACGGCGATGCTGGTGACGATGCTGCCGCCCTTGATGGTCGTGTTGCTGATGCAGCGCTGGTTTGTTCGTGGTCTGGTTGATAGTGAGAAATAACACGTTATGGCATGCTTAAAACTTCAGGCCGTTACCAAATCCTATGACGGTAAAACACAGGTTATTCATCCCATCGATCTCGATGTGAACGATGGCGAATTCATCGTAATGGTCGGCCCGTCCGGCTGCGGTAAATCCACGCTGCTGAGAATGGTTGCCGGGCTGGAGCAAACAACCAGCGGCGATATCTATATCGATAACCAGCGGGTCACCGAGCTGGAACCCAAAGATCGCGGCATTGCGATGGTGTTCCAGAACTATGCTCTTTATCCTCACATGAGCGTTTATGACAACATGGCCTATGGCCTGAAAATTCGCGGCTTCGGTAAAACACAAATTCGCCAGCGGGTGGAAGAGGCCGCGCGAATTCTGGAGCTGGCTCCGCTGCTGAATCGCAAACCGCGCGAATTATCGGGCGGACAGCGTCAGCGCGTGGCGATGGGACGCGCGATCGTGCGCGAACCCGCGGTATTTTTATTCGATGAACCCTTGTCAAACCTGGACGCCAAACTGCGGGTACAGATGCGGCTGGAATTGCAACAGCTGCATCAGCGGCTGAAAACCACCAGCCTCTATGTGACGCACGATCAGATTGAAGCCATGACGCTGGCCCAGCGCGTGATCGTGATGAATAAAGGCGTCGCCGAACAGATTGGCGCCCCCGCGGACATTTATCGCCGCCCGGCGTCGCTGTTTGTCGCCAGCTTCATCGGCTCGCCCGCCATGAACCTATGGCCGGGCAGAATCAACGATGACGGCGGCCGGTTTGAAATCGGCGACGCCTTAGCCCTGCCGCTGCCGGCGGCGAAACCGCAATGGCGCGGACGCGAGTTGACGCTGGGGGTAAGACCGGAGCATATTCAACTGACGACCAGCGAGGCGGACGGCATTCCGCTACAGGTATCGACACTGGAGCTGCTGGGTGCGGATAATCTGGCGCACGGACGGTGGGGCGAACACAATGTGATTGTGCGCCTCTCCTATGAACACTGTCCGGCGGCGGGCTCGACACTTTGGCTGCACTTGCCTGAACAGGCATGGCATTTGTTTGATTCGCAAAGCGGATTACGGGTGGAATAATGGTAACGCAATGGCCTTATCCGGCTATCGTCGCCCATCGCGGCGGCGGCTCACTGGCGCCGGAAAACACATTGGCCGCGATTGATGTAGGCGCCGGTTTCGGTCATAAGATGATCGAGTTTGACGCCAAGCTATCGCAGGATGGTCAAATCTTCCTACTCCATGATGATACGCTCGAACGCACCAGCAACGGCTGGGGTATCGCCGGCGATCTGCCGTGGGACAAACTGGCCGCGCTGGATGTCGGAAGCGGGTACAGCAAAAAATTCGCCGGCGAACGGTTACCGCTGTTATCGGAAGTCGCAAAGCGCTGTAAACAGTATGGCATGGCCGCCAATATCGAAATTAAACCGACCACGGGCCATGAGCAGGAAACCGGGCGTCTGGTCGCCCTTGCGGCGCGTCAGCTGTGGCAGGATCACCCCATTACGCCATTGTTATCGTCATTCTCGGCGCAATCGCTGGAGGCCGCCCGGCAGGCGGTTCCCGAGCTGCC
This window encodes:
- the ugpE gene encoding sn-glycerol-3-phosphate ABC transporter permease UgpE, whose translation is MIENRRGLDIFSHLMLVVGIIAVLFPLYVAIVTATLDNEQVFQTPMTLIPGTHLWENLRHIWQHGVANNAAPFGLMLFNSFVMALAITLGKITVSILSAYAIVYFRFPFRNLFFWMIFLTLMLPVEVRIFPTVEVISQLHMIDSYAGLTFPLMASATATFLFRQFFMTLPSELLEASRIDGAGPMRFFFDIVLPLSKTNLAALFVITFIYGWNQYLWPLLIISDANLGTAVAGIKSMIASGDVATQWNQVMTAMLVTMLPPLMVVLLMQRWFVRGLVDSEK
- a CDS encoding sn-glycerol-3-phosphate import ATP-binding protein UgpC, whose protein sequence is MACLKLQAVTKSYDGKTQVIHPIDLDVNDGEFIVMVGPSGCGKSTLLRMVAGLEQTTSGDIYIDNQRVTELEPKDRGIAMVFQNYALYPHMSVYDNMAYGLKIRGFGKTQIRQRVEEAARILELAPLLNRKPRELSGGQRQRVAMGRAIVREPAVFLFDEPLSNLDAKLRVQMRLELQQLHQRLKTTSLYVTHDQIEAMTLAQRVIVMNKGVAEQIGAPADIYRRPASLFVASFIGSPAMNLWPGRINDDGGRFEIGDALALPLPAAKPQWRGRELTLGVRPEHIQLTTSEADGIPLQVSTLELLGADNLAHGRWGEHNVIVRLSYEHCPAAGSTLWLHLPEQAWHLFDSQSGLRVE
- the ugpQ gene encoding glycerophosphodiester phosphodiesterase, whose protein sequence is MVTQWPYPAIVAHRGGGSLAPENTLAAIDVGAGFGHKMIEFDAKLSQDGQIFLLHDDTLERTSNGWGIAGDLPWDKLAALDVGSGYSKKFAGERLPLLSEVAKRCKQYGMAANIEIKPTTGHEQETGRLVALAARQLWQDHPITPLLSSFSAQSLEAARQAVPELPRGLLLDEWDDDWRNLTRRLECASIHLNHHLLTAERVALLKAAGLRILVYTVNQPERAKTLLNWGVDCICTDRIDLIGADFATG